A DNA window from Rhizobium acidisoli contains the following coding sequences:
- a CDS encoding diguanylate cyclase has translation MMSSLHVLEGGYIAVNGNWTQFGGNLSFVCLAISLWALFSIQFQRRSFRQEKIAFGVIAGGASIGSILLAIEFHPGIYIDLRFSPLALAGMFGGPIAAAFAALLAITFRFAVGGAAMVDGIITMALATGIGLAGHFWTRKRSPGLKDVALLGLALGVALVLAMALLPTLVNAHVLAGVGFPLTALNCLATVLGGFVLLKTQQWQLERSILVTAFSQSPDYLYVKDRNSRFITVNENMTRLFRFRTTAEMTGLSDFNLMSRPLAEKLYYLEQQVIDTGVPLIDSAEHIEGRFLLASKVPLRDKQGRVIGLAGVTRDVTERTALERELRESKNLLSHAMAGMSDGIAMYDSKGFILFCNEQYRDAFPLSGEARVVGAHISDILRRVAETGERPGIPDDVEGWIKAATASLHSNKDEEVQLHNGDWRSIRTRLAEDGTAMAVVSDITATKQAEIALRLSAEQLKSLAETDGLTGMVNRRAFDEAFARETAGSARRNTPFSLLMVDIDRFKAYNDTYGHPAGDQCLRVVSKCLRQSVSRPADIVARYGGEEFVVFLPDTSAKGAMIVAEQFARRLAQENIAHSGSEFARVTASIGISCATGAVLRTNPNRLLTEADAALYDAKTQGRNRILAHSPNGERHAMKEAG, from the coding sequence ATGATGAGTTCGTTACATGTATTGGAAGGTGGATACATCGCGGTGAATGGCAATTGGACGCAATTCGGTGGCAACCTTTCCTTCGTGTGCCTGGCAATTTCGCTCTGGGCACTTTTTTCTATTCAGTTTCAGCGCCGGTCCTTCAGGCAGGAAAAAATCGCCTTCGGGGTCATAGCCGGCGGCGCCTCCATCGGGTCCATATTGCTGGCCATTGAATTTCACCCCGGCATCTATATCGACCTGCGTTTTTCGCCGCTCGCATTGGCCGGCATGTTCGGCGGGCCGATCGCGGCTGCCTTTGCCGCATTGCTGGCGATCACCTTTCGGTTTGCCGTCGGCGGCGCGGCGATGGTCGATGGGATCATCACCATGGCCCTCGCGACCGGCATTGGTCTGGCCGGACATTTCTGGACCCGCAAGAGATCGCCGGGGCTGAAGGACGTTGCGCTGCTGGGCCTTGCCCTTGGCGTTGCATTGGTCCTCGCGATGGCTTTGCTTCCCACCTTGGTGAATGCCCATGTGCTGGCCGGCGTCGGATTTCCCCTGACCGCGTTGAATTGTCTCGCGACCGTTCTAGGTGGTTTCGTTCTCCTGAAGACCCAGCAATGGCAGCTGGAGCGAAGCATATTGGTGACCGCATTTTCGCAGTCGCCCGACTATCTCTATGTGAAGGACCGAAACAGCCGGTTCATCACCGTCAATGAAAACATGACCCGCCTCTTCCGTTTCCGGACGACGGCGGAGATGACCGGATTGTCGGATTTCAATCTGATGTCGCGGCCGCTCGCCGAGAAATTATATTATCTCGAGCAGCAGGTGATAGACACCGGGGTGCCGCTGATCGATTCCGCCGAGCATATCGAAGGCAGATTCCTGCTCGCGTCCAAAGTGCCGCTGCGGGACAAGCAGGGGCGGGTGATCGGCCTTGCCGGCGTCACGCGCGATGTTACCGAGCGCACCGCCCTGGAGCGCGAATTGCGCGAAAGCAAGAACCTGCTCTCGCATGCGATGGCGGGTATGTCCGATGGCATCGCCATGTACGACAGCAAAGGGTTTATCCTGTTTTGCAATGAGCAGTATCGTGATGCCTTCCCGCTCTCCGGAGAGGCCCGCGTGGTCGGCGCCCATATCAGTGACATCCTGCGCCGCGTCGCCGAAACCGGCGAGCGGCCCGGTATCCCTGATGATGTGGAGGGGTGGATCAAGGCCGCCACCGCCTCGCTGCACAGCAACAAGGACGAAGAGGTTCAGCTTCACAACGGCGACTGGCGCAGCATCCGCACAAGGCTTGCGGAAGACGGCACGGCGATGGCCGTCGTCTCCGACATCACGGCGACGAAGCAGGCGGAAATCGCGCTCAGGCTGTCGGCGGAGCAGTTGAAGAGCCTTGCCGAAACCGATGGCCTCACCGGCATGGTCAACCGCCGTGCCTTCGACGAGGCTTTCGCCCGCGAGACCGCGGGCAGCGCCAGGAGAAACACGCCGTTCAGCCTGCTGATGGTCGATATCGACCGCTTCAAGGCCTATAACGACACCTATGGGCATCCTGCCGGAGACCAATGCCTGCGGGTCGTCAGCAAGTGTCTGCGCCAATCCGTCAGCCGGCCGGCCGACATCGTCGCTCGTTACGGCGGCGAGGAATTCGTGGTGTTCCTGCCCGACACCAGCGCCAAAGGCGCAATGATCGTCGCTGAGCAATTCGCCAGGCGCCTCGCCCAGGAGAATATCGCGCATTCCGGCAGCGAATTCGCCCGGGTGACGGCAAGCATCGGCATCTCCTGCGCGACCGGAGCCGTTCTGCGCACCAACCCGAACCGCCTGCTGACCGAGGCCGACGCGGCGCTCTATGACGCCAAGACCCAAGGCCGCAATCGCATTCTGGCTCATTCGCCCAACGGGGAACGGCATGCCATGAAGGAAGCCGGCTAG
- a CDS encoding NAD(P)-dependent alcohol dehydrogenase has protein sequence MKIHAAVARAPHMPFSLESLDLEEPREGEILVRVVATGVCHTDIVMRDQHLPVPQPVVLGHEGAGIVERVGPGVAKVVPGDHVVMTFNSCGHCPSCNDHEETYCHEFFPRNFFGARADGSSGLSYRGERVNGNIFGQSSFASHALCHERNIVKVPEDADLALLGPLACGIQTGAGAVMNALKVEPGRVLAVFGMGSVGLAAVMAARIVGASRIIAVDVNEARLALAAELGATDIVNGKTGDAVAAIMALTGAGVDYAIDASGVPAVIDQCVRVLAPRGTCGIVGASPHGATLTLDLTHILSGGRRVRGIVEGDSNPDVLIPLLIDLHRQGRFPFDRLVTFYDFADINRAVEDSEKGIVLKPIVRQPAA, from the coding sequence ATGAAAATCCATGCCGCGGTGGCGCGTGCTCCGCATATGCCGTTTTCGCTGGAAAGTCTCGATCTGGAGGAGCCGCGCGAGGGAGAGATCCTGGTTCGCGTCGTCGCCACCGGGGTTTGCCACACCGATATCGTCATGCGCGACCAGCATCTGCCGGTGCCGCAGCCGGTCGTGCTCGGTCATGAAGGTGCTGGAATCGTCGAGCGTGTCGGGCCGGGCGTTGCCAAGGTGGTCCCGGGAGATCACGTGGTCATGACCTTCAATTCCTGCGGTCATTGCCCGAGCTGCAACGATCACGAAGAGACCTATTGCCACGAATTTTTCCCGCGCAATTTCTTCGGTGCGCGCGCCGATGGTTCGAGCGGGCTCTCCTACAGAGGGGAGCGGGTGAACGGCAATATTTTCGGGCAATCTTCCTTTGCCAGTCACGCGCTCTGCCATGAGCGCAATATCGTCAAAGTGCCTGAAGATGCCGATCTGGCGCTGCTCGGGCCGCTTGCCTGCGGCATCCAGACCGGCGCCGGCGCGGTCATGAATGCGCTCAAGGTCGAACCGGGAAGGGTGCTCGCGGTCTTCGGCATGGGTTCGGTCGGTCTTGCCGCCGTGATGGCGGCAAGGATCGTCGGCGCTTCCCGGATCATTGCGGTCGATGTGAACGAGGCGCGACTGGCGCTTGCCGCCGAACTCGGCGCGACCGACATCGTCAACGGCAAGACGGGTGATGCGGTTGCCGCGATCATGGCGCTGACCGGCGCCGGCGTCGATTATGCGATCGATGCCTCCGGCGTGCCTGCCGTCATCGATCAATGCGTCCGTGTGCTGGCGCCGCGCGGCACCTGCGGCATCGTCGGCGCCTCGCCCCACGGCGCGACGCTGACGCTCGACCTCACCCATATTCTCTCCGGCGGACGCCGGGTGCGCGGCATCGTCGAAGGCGATTCCAATCCTGATGTGCTGATCCCTCTGCTGATCGACCTTCACAGGCAGGGCCGCTTCCCCTTCGACAGGCTCGTCACCTTCTATGATTTCGCCGACATCAACCGGGCGGTGGAGGATTCGGAAAAGGGCATCGTGTTGAAACCGATCGTGCGCCAGCCGGCCGCCTGA
- a CDS encoding SRPBCC family protein, which yields MTEQVNSADGAQNRTSVERRGDRELLVTRIFNAPPSTVYKAWSRPELFQRWWVPKSVSGVSLVSCDMDVRTGGKYRLEFGADGSDTMAFYGKYLEVVPNERIVWTNDEGEEGAITTVTFEDQGGRTLLKFHEVYPSNEALEEALQGSAAALPEQLEQLDELLSA from the coding sequence ATGACTGAGCAAGTCAACAGTGCAGATGGTGCGCAGAACCGCACGTCAGTCGAGCGCAGAGGAGATCGCGAACTCTTGGTAACGCGGATATTCAATGCGCCGCCGAGCACGGTTTACAAGGCGTGGAGCCGGCCCGAGCTGTTCCAACGCTGGTGGGTGCCAAAATCGGTATCCGGCGTTTCGCTCGTATCGTGTGATATGGACGTCCGTACCGGCGGCAAATATCGGCTGGAATTCGGCGCCGACGGTTCGGACACCATGGCCTTCTACGGCAAGTATCTCGAGGTCGTGCCGAACGAACGCATCGTCTGGACCAACGACGAGGGCGAAGAAGGTGCGATCACGACCGTGACGTTCGAGGACCAAGGCGGGAGGACACTATTGAAATTCCACGAAGTCTATCCGTCCAACGAGGCGCTTGAGGAAGCCCTGCAGGGCTCGGCAGCCGCATTGCCGGAGCAGTTGGAGCAGCTCGACGAATTGCTCTCAGCATAG
- a CDS encoding AMP-binding protein has protein sequence MAHSFSGMASQADCGLVTDDPILYRARVAGGGQALFEIATDRQLTYAQLDLRIARCAGLLSAMLGARRDGARVAMLARNSMDSIVLAFACQRAGAIYVPLNWRLNAAELWPILADCTPALLIHDEEFSVVVASLADADAEMTVISTDGPTSLAARIEASLPMKPVPADADGACVLLYTSGTTGQPKGVVITRRNAFFAGINFSFVGEIGPQTVALCDLPFFHTIGLIAVARTTLMLGGTLVISDRFTPARTLAALADRQRAITHYFAVPQIALALRNDPAYSAAALSGLHALFVGGAPLTQALIESYLADGVALVNGYGMSEAGTVLHVPLDRRAVQDNPGSVGLPAPLLDIRIVGEDGRDVGEGEIGEFWLRGPAVTPGYWNKPLESEGAFTDGWYRTGDLGRREANGFYRIVDRLKDMYISGGENVYPAEVEAALASHPDILDVAVVGISDVRWGECGIAYVVLRPGAAATAEAIAVHCAARLAAFKRPTRILFVEAIPRTASGKVQKHVLRQLHSETLQRQA, from the coding sequence ATGGCGCATTCCTTTTCCGGGATGGCTTCGCAGGCGGATTGCGGACTGGTGACGGATGACCCTATCCTCTACCGCGCCCGCGTCGCGGGGGGTGGTCAGGCTCTGTTCGAGATCGCCACCGACCGGCAACTGACCTATGCCCAACTCGATCTGCGGATCGCCCGTTGCGCCGGCCTTCTGAGCGCTATGCTCGGGGCGCGGCGGGACGGAGCGCGCGTCGCCATGCTGGCACGCAACTCGATGGACTCGATCGTGCTCGCCTTTGCCTGCCAGCGTGCCGGCGCCATCTACGTGCCGCTCAACTGGCGCCTCAACGCCGCCGAGCTTTGGCCGATCCTTGCCGATTGCACGCCGGCGCTCCTGATCCACGACGAGGAGTTTTCGGTTGTCGTGGCGAGCCTTGCGGATGCCGATGCCGAGATGACGGTGATCTCGACGGATGGCCCAACTAGCCTTGCGGCGCGGATCGAGGCGAGCCTTCCGATGAAGCCCGTGCCTGCCGATGCCGATGGAGCCTGCGTCCTTCTCTATACGTCGGGCACGACCGGACAGCCGAAAGGCGTCGTCATCACCCGCCGCAATGCTTTTTTTGCCGGCATCAATTTTTCTTTCGTCGGCGAAATCGGGCCTCAAACCGTTGCGTTGTGCGACCTGCCGTTCTTCCACACGATCGGGCTGATCGCGGTGGCGCGCACCACATTGATGCTGGGCGGCACGCTTGTCATCTCCGACCGCTTCACCCCGGCGCGCACACTGGCAGCCCTTGCCGACCGGCAGCGCGCCATCACCCATTATTTCGCTGTGCCGCAGATCGCCCTCGCCTTGCGTAACGATCCCGCCTACAGCGCCGCGGCTCTCTCCGGCCTGCACGCGCTTTTCGTCGGCGGCGCGCCGCTGACGCAGGCGCTGATCGAAAGCTACCTCGCCGACGGCGTGGCGCTGGTCAACGGCTACGGCATGAGCGAGGCGGGAACGGTGCTGCATGTGCCGCTCGACCGGCGCGCGGTGCAGGATAATCCCGGCAGCGTCGGTCTGCCGGCGCCCTTGCTCGACATTCGCATCGTCGGCGAGGATGGCCGCGATGTCGGGGAAGGGGAGATCGGCGAATTCTGGCTGCGCGGGCCGGCGGTGACGCCGGGCTACTGGAACAAGCCGCTGGAAAGCGAGGGCGCCTTCACTGACGGCTGGTACCGCACCGGTGATCTCGGCCGGCGCGAAGCCAACGGTTTCTATCGCATCGTCGACCGCCTGAAGGACATGTATATCAGCGGCGGCGAGAATGTTTATCCCGCCGAGGTCGAAGCCGCGCTCGCAAGCCATCCCGATATTCTCGACGTCGCGGTGGTCGGCATTTCCGACGTCAGATGGGGCGAATGCGGCATCGCTTATGTCGTGCTGCGGCCGGGTGCTGCGGCGACGGCCGAGGCGATCGCCGTCCATTGCGCGGCAAGGCTCGCCGCCTTCAAGCGCCCGACGCGCATCCTCTTCGTCGAGGCCATTCCCCGCACTGCCTCCGGCAAGGTGCAGAAACATGTTCTGCGCCAGCTGCATTCCGAAACCCTTCAACGACAGGCCTGA
- a CDS encoding p-hydroxycinnamoyl CoA hydratase/lyase: MTENQSPVLVEFDNGIAFVTLNRPEKRNAMNPALNARMLEVLDELEGDERCGVLVLRGAGQSWSAGMDLKEYFRDNDDKPRNATLKARRQSGGWWSRLMYFEKPTIAMVNGWCFGGAFTPLVSCDLAIAAEEANFGLSEINWGILPGGNVTRAVAEVMRHRDALYYIMTGELFGGRKAAEMGLVNEAVPLAELETRVRKICAGLLEKNPVTLKAAKDTYKRVRDLPWDLADDYIYAKLEQMLFLDKTKGRDEGLKQFLDDKTYQPGLGAYKRSR; encoded by the coding sequence ATGACTGAAAACCAATCGCCGGTTCTGGTCGAATTCGACAATGGCATCGCTTTCGTGACCCTCAACCGCCCTGAAAAGCGCAATGCGATGAATCCGGCTCTCAATGCCCGAATGCTCGAGGTGCTCGACGAACTCGAGGGCGACGAACGCTGCGGTGTCCTCGTCCTGCGCGGCGCCGGCCAATCCTGGTCGGCCGGCATGGATCTGAAGGAATATTTCCGCGACAACGACGACAAGCCGCGCAATGCCACGCTGAAGGCGCGCCGCCAATCCGGCGGCTGGTGGAGCCGGCTGATGTATTTCGAAAAGCCGACGATCGCCATGGTCAACGGCTGGTGCTTCGGCGGCGCTTTCACGCCGCTCGTTTCCTGCGATCTCGCCATCGCCGCCGAGGAAGCGAATTTCGGCCTTTCCGAAATCAACTGGGGCATTCTGCCGGGCGGCAACGTCACCCGCGCCGTTGCCGAAGTAATGCGCCATCGCGACGCCCTCTATTACATCATGACCGGCGAACTGTTCGGCGGGCGCAAGGCGGCTGAAATGGGTCTCGTCAACGAGGCCGTGCCGCTCGCCGAGCTGGAAACCCGGGTCCGCAAGATCTGCGCCGGCCTGCTCGAAAAGAACCCGGTGACGCTGAAGGCCGCCAAGGACACCTATAAGCGCGTGCGCGACCTGCCATGGGATCTCGCCGACGATTACATCTACGCCAAGCTGGAGCAGATGCTGTTTCTCGATAAGACCAAGGGGCGGGACGAGGGGTTGAAGCAGTTCCTCGACGACAAGACCTATCAGCCGGGGCTCGGCGCCTACAAGCGCAGCCGTTGA
- a CDS encoding MarR family winged helix-turn-helix transcriptional regulator — protein MATKPPQDEIEAEEASVMPPLDVGRLGNLLGFHLRMAHVAIYRDFAETMEELGLTQKQLAVMELVAGNPGASQIDLANTLGTDRATMMALVNRLAARDFIERHPSAADRRRQELRLTKAGQAMLTRARKLIDTHERRFIDLFSSDEMEALLAALKRIYKGH, from the coding sequence ATGGCCACAAAACCACCGCAGGACGAAATCGAAGCCGAGGAGGCCTCCGTTATGCCGCCGCTCGACGTCGGCCGGCTCGGCAATCTCCTGGGCTTTCACCTGCGCATGGCGCATGTGGCGATCTATCGCGATTTCGCCGAAACCATGGAGGAGCTTGGACTGACTCAGAAGCAGCTCGCGGTGATGGAACTCGTCGCCGGCAATCCGGGCGCTTCGCAAATCGACCTTGCCAATACGCTCGGCACCGACCGCGCGACGATGATGGCCCTCGTCAACCGGCTGGCAGCCCGCGACTTCATCGAGCGCCATCCTTCCGCGGCCGACCGCCGGCGCCAGGAACTGCGTCTGACGAAGGCCGGACAGGCAATGCTTACGCGGGCGCGTAAACTGATCGATACGCATGAACGGCGTTTCATCGACCTGTTTTCATCAGACGAAATGGAGGCGCTGCTGGCGGCGCTGAAGCGGATCTATAAGGGGCACTGA
- a CDS encoding adenylate/guanylate cyclase domain-containing protein, whose product MSEMDVLFATLRQAADPQTVECIENVVKHGSDRDLNRINALAFAEKHHLDEEKTIAALLHAARIGAFEMTWNVLCPGCGGVLDSGATLKGVVQDTYHCALCAAGYEPTLDEMVEVTFTVSPRVRRIAAHDPDRLPPLEYYRQIFFSSGVDLPEDLEAKFQRILLEMIELAPGEKAFVSLQLPSQFVIIFDAVTHSAQFIDVQGEPTGERQNLSMVISRGHALNDTVTLRPGLLRLALENHTDRRVVPNVCIAGDELHDLLGRRRPFLTAKRLLTNQSFRDIYRTDTLDVDQRLKITSLTFLFTDLRGSTALYERVGDLAAFDLVRAHFRVLHEIVATEAGAVVKTIGDAVMATFPSPDRAVAAALRMREAMLRLNAEHGSDDLLLKIGIHEGPCLAVNLNDRQDYFGQTVNIASRVQGLADPNVIMTTEAIVGDIKVSEILHDSGISSASRMAELQGIGREVRIFALS is encoded by the coding sequence ATGAGTGAAATGGACGTGCTTTTTGCCACCCTGCGGCAGGCGGCTGACCCGCAGACGGTCGAGTGCATCGAAAACGTCGTCAAGCATGGCTCGGATCGCGATCTCAATCGCATCAATGCGCTGGCCTTCGCCGAAAAACATCATCTCGATGAAGAGAAAACCATCGCAGCGCTTCTCCATGCCGCCCGCATAGGCGCTTTCGAGATGACCTGGAATGTGCTTTGCCCGGGATGCGGCGGCGTCCTCGACAGCGGAGCAACCCTGAAAGGCGTCGTCCAGGACACCTATCATTGCGCGCTGTGCGCCGCCGGATACGAACCGACCCTCGACGAGATGGTCGAGGTCACCTTCACCGTCAGTCCGCGTGTGCGCAGGATCGCTGCCCATGATCCTGACCGGCTGCCTCCGCTCGAATATTACCGCCAGATCTTCTTCAGCTCCGGCGTCGACCTGCCGGAGGATCTGGAAGCGAAGTTTCAACGCATCCTGCTGGAGATGATCGAGCTGGCGCCGGGCGAGAAGGCTTTCGTCTCGCTGCAGCTGCCTTCGCAATTCGTCATCATCTTCGATGCGGTCACGCACTCGGCGCAGTTCATCGATGTGCAGGGCGAGCCCACCGGTGAGCGCCAAAACCTCTCCATGGTCATCAGCCGGGGGCATGCGCTGAACGATACCGTGACGCTGCGCCCGGGCTTGCTGCGGCTCGCCCTCGAGAACCACACCGATCGCCGCGTGGTGCCGAATGTCTGTATAGCGGGAGATGAGCTGCATGATCTCTTGGGCCGTCGGCGGCCTTTTTTGACGGCCAAGCGCCTGCTGACCAACCAGAGCTTCCGCGACATCTATCGTACCGACACGCTCGACGTCGACCAGCGCCTCAAGATCACCAGCCTGACTTTCCTCTTCACCGACTTGCGGGGCTCGACCGCGCTCTACGAGCGCGTCGGGGATCTTGCCGCTTTCGATCTGGTGCGGGCGCATTTCAGGGTTCTGCACGAGATCGTCGCCACGGAGGCCGGCGCGGTGGTCAAAACCATCGGCGATGCCGTGATGGCGACCTTTCCGAGCCCGGACCGCGCGGTGGCGGCAGCACTCCGCATGCGGGAAGCAATGCTTCGGTTGAATGCCGAACACGGCAGCGACGATCTTCTCCTGAAGATCGGCATCCATGAGGGACCATGCCTCGCGGTCAACCTGAACGACCGGCAGGACTATTTCGGCCAGACCGTCAATATCGCCTCCCGCGTCCAGGGCCTTGCCGACCCCAATGTCATCATGACGACGGAGGCGATTGTCGGCGATATCAAGGTTTCAGAGATCCTGCACGACAGCGGCATCAGCTCCGCCTCCCGGATGGCGGAGCTTCAAGGCATCGGGCGGGAGGTGAGGATCTTCGCGCTGTCGTGA
- a CDS encoding coniferyl aldehyde dehydrogenase has protein sequence MNTVTPLAADTSPDAMKALLARQRASFLKDGPPDIAVRVDRIDRVIGLLVDYKDAIAAALSEDFGSRSVEASLLLDVFTCVGSLKYAKAHLAEWLKPEEHEALFPDAVAKVVYQPKGVVGILSPWNFPYQLALAPLAGILAAGNRAMIKPSEVTPASAALMAELIARAFDDTEIAVVQGGPATGTAFTSLAFDHLIFTGGTAIAHHVMRAAAENLTPLTLELGGKSPVIVGRSADLADAARRVMTVKTLNAGQICLAPDHVYVPEESVEAFAEYAVAAVVAMYPTLKENPDYTSIVNGRHHARVQGLVEDARAKGARIVEINPAGENFSQQPAHRMPPTLILDPTDDMRVLQEEIFGPVLPVLPYRDIADVIDRINARPRPLALYYFSRDGEEEARVLDNTTSGGVTVNDCMSHVTAEGLPFGGVGHSGMGTYHGKFGFLAFSHPRAVYHQSKMVEAEYMMRPPFGEAMRGFLAGAICK, from the coding sequence ATGAACACCGTCACCCCACTCGCCGCCGATACCAGTCCCGATGCCATGAAGGCGCTGCTTGCCCGGCAACGGGCGTCCTTCCTGAAGGACGGGCCACCTGATATTGCGGTCCGCGTCGATCGCATCGACCGCGTCATCGGCCTTCTCGTCGATTATAAAGATGCGATTGCCGCAGCGCTGTCGGAGGATTTCGGCAGCCGCAGTGTCGAGGCAAGCCTGCTGCTCGACGTTTTCACCTGCGTCGGTTCGCTCAAATATGCCAAGGCCCATCTGGCCGAATGGCTGAAGCCGGAAGAACACGAGGCATTGTTCCCGGATGCGGTCGCCAAAGTGGTCTATCAGCCGAAGGGCGTGGTCGGGATTCTCAGCCCCTGGAATTTTCCCTATCAGCTCGCCCTTGCGCCGCTTGCCGGCATTCTCGCTGCCGGCAATCGCGCCATGATCAAACCATCGGAGGTGACGCCGGCTTCGGCGGCGCTGATGGCTGAACTGATCGCCCGCGCCTTCGACGACACGGAAATCGCCGTCGTTCAGGGTGGACCGGCGACCGGCACCGCTTTTACATCACTTGCCTTCGACCATCTGATCTTCACCGGCGGCACGGCGATCGCCCATCATGTCATGCGGGCGGCGGCCGAAAACCTGACGCCTCTGACGCTCGAACTCGGCGGCAAGTCGCCCGTCATCGTCGGCCGCTCGGCGGATCTCGCGGACGCGGCGCGCCGCGTCATGACCGTCAAGACGCTGAATGCCGGGCAGATCTGCCTGGCGCCTGATCATGTCTACGTGCCCGAGGAAAGCGTCGAAGCCTTTGCCGAATATGCGGTGGCGGCGGTCGTCGCGATGTATCCGACGCTGAAGGAAAATCCTGATTACACGTCGATCGTCAACGGCCGCCATCATGCCCGCGTCCAGGGCCTGGTCGAAGACGCCAGGGCCAAGGGCGCCCGCATCGTCGAGATCAATCCGGCGGGGGAGAATTTCTCGCAGCAGCCGGCCCACCGCATGCCGCCGACCTTGATCCTCGATCCCACCGACGATATGCGCGTGCTGCAGGAGGAAATCTTCGGGCCAGTGCTGCCGGTTCTTCCCTATCGCGATATTGCCGACGTCATCGATCGCATCAACGCCCGACCGCGGCCGCTTGCTCTCTATTACTTCAGCCGGGATGGCGAAGAGGAGGCCCGCGTTCTCGACAATACGACGTCCGGCGGCGTGACGGTCAACGACTGCATGAGCCACGTCACGGCCGAAGGCCTGCCGTTCGGCGGTGTCGGCCATTCCGGCATGGGCACCTATCACGGCAAGTTCGGCTTTCTCGCCTTCTCGCATCCGCGCGCTGTCTATCACCAGAGCAAGATGGTGGAAGCGGAATATATGATGCGGCCGCCCTTTGGCGAGGCGATGCGCGGCTTTCTGGCCGGGGCGATCTGCAAGTAA